One stretch of bacterium DNA includes these proteins:
- the amrB gene encoding AmmeMemoRadiSam system protein B: MRGTVFLVTGMIAILGAAAQESQGLRPVRDEIGFCWDAAQMARLDAFLAMEAGGTLDGSARSPQPLYAAISPHDDYLYAGRTYYPLFSRLRCREALIIGLTHGTVRKEIGDPEGVLILENHRAWRGLSGSEVAISSLREHLKSALAESALLVSDRAHQLEHSIEALVPWLQHYNPGVQITPVMVTAMPEARMDSVAAVLAGAVAAYLRQENLQWGRDFIVLISSDANHYGVDFNNTPFGIDSSAHARAIAQDQRLVDTWLTGTLQPEKIGGLIGEITASDYHQSRNVLWCGRYSIPFGLKVVAQLAMQTGRPPLQGRLLRYDDTWSGGVLPLTQTGMGLTAPFSLQHWVGFFSVGYY, encoded by the coding sequence ATGCGAGGAACCGTTTTTCTCGTGACCGGCATGATCGCAATTCTTGGCGCCGCCGCACAGGAATCCCAGGGCCTTCGTCCGGTGCGGGATGAGATCGGTTTTTGCTGGGATGCCGCCCAGATGGCGCGGCTCGACGCCTTTCTGGCTATGGAGGCGGGAGGGACTCTGGACGGGAGCGCCCGATCCCCACAGCCCCTTTACGCCGCCATCTCGCCGCACGACGACTATCTTTACGCCGGCCGGACCTATTACCCCCTCTTCAGCAGGCTGCGCTGCCGCGAGGCGCTGATCATCGGTCTCACCCACGGCACGGTACGCAAGGAGATCGGCGACCCCGAGGGGGTGCTGATCCTGGAGAACCACCGCGCCTGGCGCGGCCTGAGCGGCAGCGAAGTGGCGATTTCGTCGCTGCGCGAGCATCTCAAAAGCGCCCTGGCGGAATCGGCGCTGCTGGTCAGCGACCGGGCGCATCAGCTCGAACACTCCATCGAAGCCCTGGTGCCGTGGCTGCAGCATTATAATCCGGGTGTCCAAATCACCCCGGTCATGGTCACCGCTATGCCGGAGGCGCGGATGGACTCGGTGGCAGCGGTGCTGGCCGGTGCGGTCGCCGCCTACCTGAGGCAGGAAAACTTGCAATGGGGCCGCGACTTTATCGTGTTGATCTCCTCGGACGCCAACCACTACGGCGTTGATTTCAACAACACCCCCTTCGGGATCGACTCGAGCGCCCATGCGCGTGCTATCGCCCAGGATCAGCGCCTGGTCGATACCTGGCTGACCGGCACTCTGCAGCCTGAAAAGATCGGCGGCCTCATCGGTGAGATCACCGCCAGCGACTATCATCAATCCAGAAATGTTCTCTGGTGCGGCCGCTACTCGATCCCCTTCGGCTTGAAGGTCGTCGCGCAGCTGGCGATGCAGACGGGACGACCGCCGCTGCAGGGCCGGCTGCTGCGCTATGACGATACCTGGAGCGGCGGCGTGCTGCCCCTGACGCAGACCGGCATGGGGCTGACCGCCCCCTTTTCCCTGCAGCACTGGGTGGGCTTCTTTTCGGTGGGGTATTACTAG
- a CDS encoding aldo/keto reductase, with product MVTSLPLRPFGSTGIMVTPLGLSASYRPGKHAVHTAAEEGINLFFAFGIDTQMTAGLREILPAQREQLVLATGAYNYIWWAQDVRKTFEKRLRQFDTDYIDIFLFLGVMKPAEFSQKVRDELLKLKEEGKVRAIGLSCHNRRFLGELAESGEMNALMLRYNAAHRGAEQDIFPHLAAHDPGVICYTATRWSYLVRRPKSLPKDARVPTAGECYRFVLTNPHVHTVLTAPRNERELRENIAAVRQGPLGEEDMAFMRGFGDVVHSRKKWFM from the coding sequence ATGGTAACTTCCCTTCCCCTTCGCCCCTTCGGAAGCACCGGTATCATGGTCACTCCGCTTGGACTCTCGGCTTCTTACCGGCCGGGCAAGCATGCGGTGCACACCGCCGCCGAGGAGGGCATCAATCTCTTTTTCGCTTTCGGCATCGATACCCAGATGACCGCCGGGCTGCGCGAGATCCTGCCCGCGCAGCGCGAGCAGCTGGTCCTCGCCACCGGGGCCTACAACTATATCTGGTGGGCCCAGGATGTGCGCAAAACCTTCGAGAAGCGGCTGCGTCAGTTCGACACCGATTATATCGACATCTTTCTGTTTCTGGGCGTGATGAAGCCGGCTGAATTTTCGCAAAAGGTGCGTGATGAGCTGCTCAAGTTGAAGGAGGAGGGCAAGGTGCGCGCGATCGGCCTCTCCTGCCACAACCGCCGCTTTTTGGGCGAGCTGGCGGAGAGCGGCGAGATGAATGCCCTGATGCTGCGCTACAACGCCGCCCATCGCGGCGCTGAGCAGGATATCTTTCCGCACCTTGCGGCCCATGATCCCGGTGTGATCTGCTACACCGCCACCCGCTGGAGCTACCTGGTGCGCCGCCCCAAATCGCTGCCTAAAGACGCGCGCGTGCCAACCGCCGGCGAATGCTACCGTTTTGTGCTCACCAATCCCCACGTTCACACTGTGCTGACGGCCCCGCGCAACGAGCGCGAGCTGCGCGAGAACATCGCCGCTGTGCGCCAGGGCCCACTGGGCGAGGAGGATATGGCCTTCATGCGCGGTTTCGGCGATGTCGTCCACAGCCGTAAAAAGTGGTTCATGTAA
- a CDS encoding Gfo/Idh/MocA family oxidoreductase, with the protein MTVPGYADEIRWGIVGCGDVTEVKSGPALQQVPHSQLVAVMRRDAARAADYARRHQVPRWYADADQLIGDPEVNAVYVATPPAGHAEYAIRALRAGKAVYVEKPMARTYAECCEMLRVQQKTGVPLFVAYYRRALPGFRQVKELVETGAIGLVRLVQVRFLRPLDDVSGGLPWRLRPEISGGGLFFDLASHTLDYLDFLLGPIGSIRTNACNLGGAYAAEDTVLASWRHAGGTAGCGSWCYAAPQGHARDEIEIIGSEGLIRLSTFEFVPVILENHYGRQEYPHPKPQHVQYPLIANLVAALRGETEPLSTGVSAARTSWVMEQMVAR; encoded by the coding sequence ATGACGGTTCCCGGGTATGCGGACGAGATCCGCTGGGGCATCGTCGGCTGCGGGGATGTGACCGAGGTCAAGAGCGGCCCGGCGTTACAGCAGGTTCCCCACTCGCAGTTGGTGGCGGTGATGCGCCGTGATGCCGCGCGCGCCGCCGACTATGCCCGGCGCCATCAGGTGCCGCGCTGGTATGCCGATGCGGACCAGCTGATCGGCGATCCCGAGGTCAACGCGGTCTATGTCGCCACGCCACCGGCCGGCCACGCGGAGTACGCCATCCGCGCCCTGCGTGCCGGCAAGGCGGTCTATGTCGAAAAGCCCATGGCCCGCACCTATGCCGAATGTTGCGAGATGCTGCGCGTGCAGCAAAAGACCGGAGTGCCGCTCTTTGTCGCCTATTACCGCCGCGCCCTGCCGGGATTCCGGCAGGTAAAGGAACTGGTTGAAACGGGCGCCATCGGATTGGTGCGGTTGGTGCAAGTGCGCTTTCTCCGGCCGCTCGACGATGTCAGCGGCGGCCTCCCCTGGCGGCTGCGGCCGGAGATCAGCGGCGGCGGCCTCTTTTTCGACCTTGCCAGTCACACCCTCGATTATCTCGATTTTCTTCTCGGCCCGATCGGCTCGATCCGGACCAACGCCTGCAATCTGGGCGGCGCCTATGCGGCTGAGGATACGGTCCTAGCGAGCTGGCGCCATGCTGGCGGGACTGCGGGCTGCGGCAGCTGGTGCTATGCCGCACCGCAGGGCCACGCCCGCGACGAGATCGAGATCATCGGCAGCGAGGGTCTCATCCGCCTCTCCACCTTCGAATTCGTACCGGTCATTCTGGAGAACCACTATGGCCGGCAGGAGTATCCTCACCCCAAGCCGCAGCACGTCCAGTACCCTCTGATCGCAAATCTCGTCGCCGCCCTGCGCGGCGAAACAGAGCCCCTCTCCACCGGCGTGAGCGCGGCGCGCACCAGCTGGGTGATGGAGCAAATGGTTGCACGATAA
- the topA gene encoding type I DNA topoisomerase produces the protein MAKTLVIVESPAKAKTINKYIGSDYIVKSSVGHIRDLPTSAAQAGAAAKEEGGAKLSAEVRKQRNLVRVMGIDPENGWKAHYVILPGKTKVLRELRQAAAAADAIFLATDLDREGEAIAWHLRESIGGDPARYRRVTFSEITKSALQKAFSTPGEINMDRVNAQQARRFLDRVVGYMVSPLLWQKIARGLSAGRVQSVAVRLIVEREREIRAFVPEEYWELWADLLGKNPVRAQVVKHQGRTFKPVNKIQTDAAMAELEKAVYTITERKDAPTVSRPYPPFITTTLQQAASVRLGFGVKKTMLLAQRLYEAGHITYMRTDSFHLAPEAIGAVRHFIAKEFGAAYLPEKPNYFASKAGAQEAHEAIRPTRTEAEPGAIPGLERDAERLYDLIWRQFIACQMKPAEFDTTAITIQAGDYELRARGRVMRFDGWMRVLPPAKKEDETEMPDLRVGDVLMLKKLDPTQHFTKPPARYSEASLVRELEKRGIGRPSTYASIITTIQERGYVKLVSRRFYALKIGDIVTDRLVESFDDLMDYGFTAAMEEKLDAIATGEAEWKQTLDAFYAGFKQQLGAAGEKMRRNEPVPTDIPCAACGRPMVIRTAGTGVFLSCSGYELPPKERCKSTINLVPGDEAAAVKPARESLEGEEEGNAEELLARRRCDQCGAAMDSYFIDARRKLHVCGNSPDCSGWVIEEGVFKLKGYDGPTLVCDKCGAEMQLKTGRFGKYFGCSRYPECKNTRKLLRGGQAAPPKSDPVPMPELKCKKSDAYFLLRDGAAGLFLAAHTFPRSRETASPRVADLARHRAELDPKFHYLADAPQSDPGGNTFEIRWKRKEARQYLVGVDAAGEPSGWVAYYEEGQWQSKREKISAPRRR, from the coding sequence ATGGCCAAAACGCTTGTCATCGTCGAATCGCCGGCCAAGGCGAAAACCATCAACAAATATATCGGGAGCGACTATATCGTCAAATCCTCGGTCGGCCATATCCGCGACCTGCCGACCAGCGCCGCCCAGGCCGGCGCAGCGGCCAAAGAGGAGGGCGGGGCGAAGCTCTCGGCCGAGGTGCGCAAGCAGCGCAACCTGGTGCGGGTGATGGGCATCGATCCCGAGAACGGCTGGAAAGCCCATTATGTCATCCTGCCGGGCAAGACCAAAGTGCTGCGCGAACTCAGGCAGGCCGCCGCGGCCGCCGATGCCATATTTCTGGCCACCGACCTCGACCGCGAGGGCGAGGCGATCGCCTGGCACCTGCGGGAATCCATCGGCGGCGATCCCGCCCGCTACCGCCGTGTCACCTTCAGCGAGATCACCAAATCGGCCCTGCAAAAGGCCTTCAGCACGCCCGGCGAGATCAACATGGATCGCGTCAACGCCCAGCAGGCGCGTCGCTTTCTCGACCGCGTGGTCGGCTATATGGTCTCGCCGCTGTTGTGGCAAAAGATCGCCCGCGGTCTCTCGGCCGGACGGGTGCAGTCGGTGGCGGTACGCCTTATCGTCGAGCGCGAGCGCGAGATCCGCGCCTTTGTGCCGGAGGAATACTGGGAACTCTGGGCTGACCTCCTCGGCAAGAACCCGGTGCGCGCCCAGGTGGTCAAGCACCAGGGCAGGACTTTCAAACCGGTGAACAAAATCCAGACTGATGCCGCCATGGCCGAACTGGAGAAGGCGGTCTATACCATCACCGAGCGCAAGGATGCCCCGACGGTCTCACGGCCCTATCCCCCCTTCATCACCACGACCCTGCAGCAGGCGGCGAGCGTCCGCCTCGGCTTCGGGGTGAAAAAGACCATGCTCCTCGCGCAGCGCCTCTATGAGGCCGGACACATCACCTACATGCGCACCGACTCCTTCCATCTGGCGCCCGAGGCGATCGGCGCGGTCCGCCATTTCATCGCAAAGGAGTTCGGCGCCGCCTATCTGCCCGAAAAGCCCAACTACTTCGCCAGCAAGGCGGGCGCCCAGGAGGCCCATGAGGCGATCCGCCCTACGCGCACCGAGGCCGAGCCGGGCGCCATCCCCGGACTCGAGCGCGATGCCGAGCGACTCTATGACCTGATCTGGCGCCAGTTCATCGCCTGCCAGATGAAACCGGCCGAGTTTGACACCACCGCTATCACCATCCAGGCGGGCGACTATGAGTTGCGCGCCCGCGGCCGGGTGATGCGCTTCGACGGCTGGATGCGGGTGCTGCCTCCGGCCAAAAAGGAGGACGAGACCGAAATGCCCGACCTGCGGGTGGGCGATGTGCTCATGCTGAAAAAACTCGATCCGACCCAGCACTTCACCAAACCACCCGCCCGCTACAGCGAGGCCAGCCTGGTGCGCGAACTCGAGAAGCGCGGCATCGGCCGCCCCTCCACCTACGCCTCGATCATCACCACCATCCAGGAGCGCGGCTACGTCAAGCTCGTCAGCCGGCGTTTCTATGCCCTGAAGATCGGCGATATCGTCACCGACCGCCTCGTCGAGAGCTTTGATGACCTGATGGATTATGGCTTTACAGCGGCGATGGAGGAAAAACTCGACGCCATCGCCACCGGCGAGGCGGAGTGGAAGCAGACCCTCGACGCCTTCTATGCCGGATTCAAACAGCAGCTCGGCGCCGCCGGCGAGAAGATGCGCCGCAACGAGCCGGTGCCGACCGATATCCCCTGCGCTGCGTGCGGCCGGCCGATGGTGATCCGGACCGCCGGGACCGGCGTCTTCCTCAGCTGCTCCGGTTACGAGCTGCCGCCTAAGGAGCGCTGCAAGAGTACGATCAACCTCGTTCCAGGCGACGAAGCCGCTGCGGTCAAGCCGGCCCGGGAGTCCCTGGAAGGGGAGGAGGAGGGCAACGCGGAGGAACTGCTCGCACGGCGCCGCTGCGACCAGTGCGGCGCGGCGATGGACAGCTATTTCATCGACGCCCGTCGCAAGTTGCACGTCTGCGGCAACAGTCCCGACTGCAGCGGCTGGGTGATCGAGGAGGGGGTCTTCAAGCTCAAGGGGTACGACGGCCCGACCCTGGTCTGCGACAAGTGTGGGGCGGAGATGCAACTCAAGACCGGACGCTTCGGCAAATACTTCGGCTGCAGCCGCTATCCCGAGTGCAAGAACACCCGCAAGCTGCTGCGCGGGGGGCAGGCGGCCCCGCCCAAGTCCGATCCCGTGCCCATGCCCGAACTGAAGTGCAAAAAATCCGATGCCTATTTCCTGCTTCGCGACGGCGCTGCCGGGCTGTTTCTCGCCGCCCATACCTTTCCGCGCTCGCGCGAGACCGCCTCGCCTCGGGTGGCCGATCTGGCGCGCCACCGCGCCGAACTCGATCCCAAATTCCACTACCTTGCCGACGCGCCGCAGAGCGACCCGGGCGGCAATACCTTTGAG